The Devosia sp. YIM 151766 genome includes a region encoding these proteins:
- a CDS encoding MarR family transcriptional regulator — protein MGLLFFSYRDFTGDADALLERQGFGRAHHRVLYFVNLKPGMPVADLLDILKITKQSLARVLRQLLDNGYVEQRTGASDRRQRLLYATDKGRAFFADLSANQATRIDAAIASLPPEAAVQVRRFLVAMVRTEDRPTLDRLRLTDNI, from the coding sequence ATGGGGCTTTTATTCTTTTCCTACAGGGATTTCACCGGCGATGCCGATGCCCTGCTCGAACGCCAGGGCTTTGGCCGCGCCCATCACCGCGTGCTTTATTTCGTCAATCTCAAGCCCGGCATGCCGGTGGCCGACCTGCTCGACATCCTGAAGATCACAAAGCAGAGTCTCGCCCGCGTTCTGCGCCAATTGCTCGACAATGGCTATGTCGAACAGCGCACCGGCGCGTCCGACCGCCGCCAGCGCCTGCTCTATGCCACCGACAAGGGCCGCGCCTTCTTCGCCGATCTCTCAGCCAATCAGGCCACCCGCATCGACGCGGCGATCGCCTCGCTTCCCCCCGAAGCGGCGGTCCAGGTGCGCCGCTTCCTCGTCGCCATGGTCAGGACCGAAGATCGGCCAACCCTCGACCGCCTGCGCCTCACCGATAATATTTAG